The proteins below come from a single Crossiella sp. CA-258035 genomic window:
- a CDS encoding Gfo/Idh/MocA family oxidoreductase gives MPDKPPLRIGVLGAARIAPAALLTPARATPAAEVVAIAARDAERARRFARKHDIARVHPDYASLLADPDLDAVYLPLPNSLHGRWTLAALAAGKHVLCEKPFTANAAEARQVAAAALGSGLVVMEAFHYRYHPLFRRAVEIIAAGELGTVERIETALCFPLPKFSDIRYRFELAGGAQMDAGCYAVHMARTLGLAAAEGEPEVLSARARLRGEDVDRAMRAELRFPAGHTARTRCSMWSRDLLRISASVRGDRGELRILNPVAPQFGHRLTVRADGHRRVERFDKRSSYAHQLDAFVAAVRNGGPVLTPPADSVANMAVIDAIYTAAGLPARVADAT, from the coding sequence GTGCCCGACAAACCCCCACTGCGGATCGGCGTGCTCGGCGCGGCCCGCATCGCCCCGGCCGCCCTGCTCACGCCCGCGCGCGCGACACCGGCGGCGGAGGTCGTGGCGATCGCCGCGCGGGATGCGGAACGGGCGCGGCGGTTCGCGCGCAAGCACGACATCGCCAGGGTGCACCCGGACTACGCGAGCCTGCTCGCCGATCCGGACCTCGACGCCGTCTACCTCCCGCTGCCCAACAGCCTGCACGGCCGCTGGACCCTGGCCGCGCTCGCCGCGGGCAAGCACGTGCTGTGCGAGAAGCCGTTCACCGCCAACGCCGCCGAGGCCCGCCAGGTGGCCGCCGCGGCGCTGGGCAGCGGGCTGGTCGTGATGGAGGCCTTCCACTACCGCTACCACCCGCTGTTCCGGCGCGCGGTGGAGATCATCGCCGCCGGTGAGCTGGGCACGGTCGAGCGGATCGAGACCGCGCTGTGCTTCCCGCTGCCCAAGTTCTCCGACATCCGATACCGCTTCGAGCTGGCGGGCGGGGCGCAGATGGACGCGGGCTGCTACGCCGTGCACATGGCCCGCACCCTGGGCCTGGCCGCCGCCGAGGGCGAGCCCGAGGTGCTCTCCGCGCGGGCCAGGCTGCGCGGGGAGGACGTGGACCGGGCCATGCGCGCCGAGCTGCGCTTCCCGGCCGGGCACACCGCGCGGACCCGCTGCTCGATGTGGTCGCGCGACCTGCTGCGGATCTCGGCCAGCGTGCGCGGCGACCGCGGCGAGCTGCGCATCCTCAACCCGGTCGCGCCGCAGTTCGGCCACCGGCTGACCGTGCGCGCCGACGGCCACCGCCGGGTCGAGCGCTTCGACAAGCGCAGCAGCTACGCCCACCAGCTCGACGCCTTCGTCGCGGCCGTCCGGAACGGCGGCCCGGTGCTCACTCCGCCGGCCGACTCGGTGGCCAACATGGCGGTCATCGACGCCATCTACACCGCCGCCGGACTGCCCGCCAGGGTCGCCGACGCCACCTGA
- a CDS encoding zf-HC2 domain-containing protein produces the protein MNGESHQVLRAQLGAYVLGRLDEPECVALQAHLDCCGDCRAELAELVPVAEALAEVDPDRVSDEPAVPPGLGEAVLGRIRAERRTVRRRSARLSVGVALAVLTGTAVGYVAADLLRLPPAPLETVAVQQLAARVAASANLVPHTWGTEIKLTARGFEQGAGYRVVVTDRRGGDHPAGEFVGNGAGEIRCNLSSAVLRTEAAGFRVLDTEGRTVLAAAF, from the coding sequence GTGAACGGCGAGTCGCACCAGGTGCTGCGCGCCCAGCTCGGCGCGTACGTGCTCGGCCGGCTGGACGAACCGGAATGCGTTGCCCTGCAAGCACATCTGGACTGCTGCGGGGACTGCCGGGCCGAGCTGGCCGAGCTGGTCCCGGTGGCCGAGGCGCTGGCCGAGGTCGACCCGGACCGGGTCAGCGACGAACCGGCTGTGCCGCCGGGACTGGGCGAGGCGGTGCTGGGCCGGATCCGCGCCGAACGGCGCACCGTGCGCCGCCGCTCGGCCCGGCTCAGCGTCGGGGTGGCCCTCGCGGTGCTGACCGGCACCGCCGTCGGCTACGTCGCCGCGGACCTGCTGCGGCTGCCGCCCGCCCCGCTGGAGACGGTCGCGGTGCAGCAGCTGGCGGCCAGGGTGGCGGCCAGCGCGAACCTGGTGCCGCACACCTGGGGCACCGAGATCAAGCTGACCGCCCGCGGCTTCGAGCAGGGCGCCGGGTACCGGGTGGTGGTCACCGACCGCCGCGGCGGCGACCACCCGGCGGGGGAGTTCGTCGGCAACGGCGCCGGGGAGATCCGGTGCAACCTCAGCAGCGCCGTGCTGCGCACCGAGGCCGCCGGCTTCCGGGTGCTGGACACCGAGGGCCGCACGGTGCTGGCCGCGGCGTTCTGA
- a CDS encoding sigma-70 family RNA polymerase sigma factor encodes MEFTVGRGTGRRRGRAAAAGGLATDLSAETGLRAAYAAHGPELYRFALRQLRDEGTAQESVQEVFLRAWRAADRFDPDLAGLRVWLFAIARTVVLDQARRLAGRPAAHAAGPGMPALATEPGLAESVLDRWLVEEALRRLSGPHRVVLVEAYLRGRPSAELAAEVGVPVAVLRSRLFYALKALHLAMEEMGVEP; translated from the coding sequence ATGGAGTTCACCGTTGGACGCGGCACTGGGCGTCGACGGGGCAGGGCCGCCGCCGCGGGCGGTCTCGCCACCGACCTCAGCGCCGAGACCGGGCTGCGGGCGGCCTACGCCGCGCACGGCCCCGAGCTGTACCGCTTCGCGCTGCGCCAGCTCCGGGACGAGGGCACCGCCCAGGAGTCGGTGCAGGAGGTGTTCCTGCGGGCCTGGCGGGCGGCCGACCGGTTCGACCCGGACCTGGCCGGACTGCGGGTGTGGCTGTTCGCGATCGCCCGCACCGTGGTGCTGGACCAGGCGCGGCGGCTGGCCGGCCGTCCCGCCGCCCACGCCGCCGGTCCGGGGATGCCCGCGCTGGCGACCGAGCCGGGACTGGCCGAGTCGGTGCTGGACCGCTGGCTGGTGGAGGAGGCGCTGCGCCGCCTGTCCGGCCCGCACCGGGTGGTGCTGGTCGAGGCGTACCTGCGCGGACGGCCCAGCGCGGAGCTGGCCGCCGAGGTCGGCGTGCCGGTCGCGGTGCTGCGCAGCCGGCTCTTCTACGCCCTGAAGGCACTGCACCTGGCGATGGAGGAGATGGGCGTGGAACCGTGA